Proteins encoded within one genomic window of Nordella sp. HKS 07:
- the cobO gene encoding cob(I)yrinic acid a,c-diamide adenosyltransferase, producing MSEDENARHHDKMQKKKAARDKIMSGKTIEKGLLIVHTGKGKGKSTAAFGMVFRCIGHGMKAGVVQFVKGAWATGERTVLEKFPDLVTIKAMGEGFTWETQDRERDIVHARAGWEEAKRMIADPDYKLVLLDELNIVLRYDYLPTEEIIEVLRNKPADKHVIVTGRNAKEELIEIADLVTEMEQVKHPFRSGVKAQMGIEY from the coding sequence ATGAGCGAAGATGAAAATGCCCGCCATCACGACAAGATGCAGAAGAAGAAGGCGGCGCGCGACAAGATCATGTCCGGCAAGACGATCGAGAAAGGTCTGCTCATCGTCCATACCGGCAAGGGCAAAGGCAAATCGACCGCCGCCTTCGGCATGGTGTTCCGCTGCATCGGCCACGGCATGAAGGCCGGCGTCGTGCAGTTCGTGAAGGGCGCCTGGGCGACGGGCGAGCGCACGGTGCTCGAGAAATTCCCCGACCTCGTGACGATCAAGGCGATGGGCGAAGGCTTCACCTGGGAGACGCAGGACCGCGAGCGCGACATCGTGCATGCGCGCGCCGGCTGGGAGGAAGCCAAGCGCATGATTGCCGATCCCGATTACAAGCTCGTTTTGCTCGACGAACTCAATATCGTGCTGCGCTACGACTATCTGCCGACTGAGGAGATCATCGAGGTCTTGCGCAACAAGCCGGCCGACAAGCATGTCATCGTCACCGGCCGCAATGCCAAGGAGGAACTGATCGAGATCGCCGATCTCGTCACCGAGATGGAACAGGTGAAGCATCCGTTCCGCTCAGGGGTCAAGGCGCAGATGGGGATCGAGTATTAG
- the cbiE gene encoding precorrin-6y C5,15-methyltransferase (decarboxylating) subunit CbiE produces MTKWLSIIGMGEDGVDGLSARARGLLGAAEVIVGSKRLLALTGASKAEQQEWPQPFSAVIDRIKPLRGRATVVLATGDPLNYGVARKLMEIVPFAEMEIVPHLSSFSLAAARMGWSLGDCDTITLHGRPAANLEAFIQPDVRLLALTADAATIPEVARRLVARGYGASEITVLENMGGSRESRASFRADEPPGRVFSDLNTLAIQCRAEPGAALLSRVPGLPDEIFVHDGQLTKREVRAATLAALAPYPDALLWDVGAGCGSIGIEWMRAARGARAIAFESHAERLKMIGENADRLGTPRLTVIAGDAPASLTGQPTPDAVFIGGGMGVPGVFEESWAALRSQGRMVANVVTLEGELHLVDLQEKYGGDLARIEVSHFARIGSLRALKPRMPVLQWRAVKP; encoded by the coding sequence ATGACCAAATGGCTCAGTATCATCGGCATGGGCGAGGACGGAGTCGACGGCCTTTCCGCGCGCGCCCGCGGCCTGCTCGGCGCGGCCGAGGTCATTGTCGGCTCGAAGCGCCTTCTCGCCTTGACCGGCGCGAGCAAGGCCGAGCAGCAGGAATGGCCGCAGCCCTTCAGCGCCGTCATCGATCGGATCAAGCCCTTGCGCGGCCGCGCCACCGTGGTGCTGGCCACCGGCGATCCCCTCAATTACGGCGTGGCGCGCAAGCTCATGGAGATCGTGCCCTTCGCGGAGATGGAGATCGTGCCGCATCTCTCCTCCTTCAGCCTTGCCGCCGCGCGCATGGGCTGGTCGCTCGGCGATTGCGACACGATCACCTTGCATGGCCGTCCCGCCGCCAATCTCGAAGCCTTCATCCAACCGGATGTGAGGCTCCTGGCGCTGACCGCCGATGCTGCGACGATCCCCGAAGTGGCGCGCCGCCTCGTCGCGCGCGGCTACGGCGCCAGTGAAATCACCGTTCTCGAGAATATGGGTGGCTCGCGCGAAAGCCGTGCCTCATTCCGCGCTGACGAGCCCCCCGGACGCGTCTTCTCCGATCTGAACACGCTGGCTATCCAGTGCCGCGCCGAACCGGGCGCCGCACTCCTGTCGCGGGTGCCGGGCCTTCCCGACGAGATCTTTGTCCATGACGGCCAACTCACCAAGCGCGAAGTGCGCGCCGCGACGCTCGCCGCACTCGCCCCCTATCCCGACGCGCTTCTATGGGACGTCGGCGCCGGCTGCGGGTCGATCGGCATCGAATGGATGCGGGCGGCGCGCGGCGCCCGTGCCATCGCCTTCGAAAGCCATGCCGAGCGGCTCAAGATGATCGGCGAGAATGCCGACCGTCTCGGCACGCCCCGCCTCACCGTCATCGCCGGCGACGCGCCGGCGAGCCTTACCGGCCAGCCCACGCCCGATGCCGTCTTCATCGGCGGCGGCATGGGCGTTCCCGGCGTCTTCGAAGAGAGCTGGGCGGCGCTCAGATCGCAAGGACGCATGGTGGCGAATGTAGTGACGCTCGAGGGCGAATTGCATCTCGTCGATCTGCAGGAGAAATATGGCGGCGATCTCGCGCGCATCGAGGTATCGCATTTCGCGCGCATCGGTTCGCTGCGCGCCTTGAAGCCCAGGATGCCGGTGCTGCAATGGCGGGCGGTCAAGCCATGA
- a CDS encoding precorrin-8X methylmutase — translation MRDYLSDPVEIYRRSFATIRAEADLSGFAAPARPIAERVIHACGMTDIVADLRITAALPAALAGALMAGKPIFTDSEMVRHGIIARALPGGVEIICTLNDSKAREHGLGRQITRSAAAVSLWLPRLAGAIVVIGNAPTALFALLEALDAGADKPAAIIGMPVGFIGAKESKDELAENPRGVPFATILGRRGGSAMASSVINAITAELAP, via the coding sequence GTGAGAGACTATCTGAGCGATCCGGTCGAGATTTACCGGCGATCTTTCGCGACGATCCGCGCCGAGGCCGATCTCAGTGGATTCGCCGCGCCGGCGCGGCCGATCGCCGAACGGGTGATCCATGCCTGCGGCATGACGGATATCGTTGCCGATCTGCGCATCACCGCCGCCCTGCCCGCCGCCCTGGCCGGCGCGCTCATGGCTGGAAAGCCTATCTTCACCGATAGCGAGATGGTGCGGCACGGCATCATCGCCCGCGCGCTGCCAGGCGGTGTGGAGATCATCTGCACGCTGAACGACTCCAAAGCGCGCGAGCACGGTCTCGGTCGGCAGATCACGCGATCGGCCGCCGCCGTCTCGCTCTGGCTGCCGCGCCTGGCCGGCGCCATCGTCGTCATCGGCAATGCGCCGACCGCGCTCTTCGCGCTGCTCGAAGCGCTCGATGCCGGGGCCGACAAGCCCGCCGCCATCATCGGCATGCCGGTCGGCTTCATCGGCGCCAAGGAATCCAAGGACGAGCTCGCCGAAAACCCACGCGGTGTGCCCTTCGCGACCATTCTCGGCCGGCGCGGCGGCTCGGCCATGGCTTCGTCGGTCATCAATGCCATCACGGCGGAACTTGCTCCATGA
- a CDS encoding sirohydrochlorin chelatase translates to MQTKTGVMLCGHGSRDEDAVQEFAVLAQHLKSRFPDRPVEFGYLEFATPIIRDGLDKLRAEGVDQVLAVPGMLFAAGHAKNDIPSVLNTYAAKNGLKIDYGKELGIDPKMMRAAADRIEEALRDAPGDIARHEMLLVVVGRGASDPDANSNVSKVTRLLWEGFGFGWAETAYSGVTFPLVEPALEHAARLNYRRIIVFPYFLFTGILVQRIYDATDAVARRYPGIQFIKAPYLNDHPAVIDTFVERVEQIVSGETAMNCQMCKFRTQILGFEAEVGAPQESHHHHVEGIGTGKAHHHDHDHPHDHDHHHHHDHGHHHDHDHDHHHGHGYNHGHHHHPYPHADHPLGPRSMKKT, encoded by the coding sequence ATGCAGACAAAGACCGGCGTGATGCTGTGCGGCCATGGCAGCCGCGATGAGGATGCTGTCCAGGAATTCGCCGTCCTGGCACAGCACCTGAAAAGCCGGTTCCCCGACAGGCCGGTCGAGTTCGGCTATCTCGAATTCGCCACCCCGATCATCCGCGACGGCCTCGATAAGCTCAGGGCTGAAGGCGTCGACCAGGTGCTCGCGGTGCCGGGCATGCTCTTCGCCGCCGGCCATGCCAAGAATGACATTCCCTCGGTCCTCAACACCTATGCCGCCAAGAATGGGCTCAAGATCGATTACGGCAAGGAGCTGGGCATCGACCCCAAGATGATGCGCGCCGCCGCCGACCGGATCGAGGAAGCGCTGCGCGACGCGCCCGGTGATATCGCACGGCATGAGATGCTGCTGGTGGTGGTGGGCCGCGGCGCGTCCGATCCCGACGCCAATTCCAACGTATCGAAGGTCACCCGCCTCCTGTGGGAAGGCTTCGGCTTCGGCTGGGCCGAGACCGCCTATTCGGGCGTCACCTTCCCGCTGGTCGAGCCGGCGCTCGAACATGCGGCACGGCTCAATTACCGGCGCATCATCGTGTTCCCCTATTTCCTCTTCACCGGCATCCTGGTGCAGCGCATCTATGACGCGACCGACGCGGTGGCCAGGCGTTATCCCGGCATCCAGTTCATCAAGGCGCCCTATCTCAACGACCATCCGGCGGTGATCGACACTTTCGTCGAGCGCGTCGAGCAGATCGTCTCCGGGGAGACGGCGATGAACTGCCAGATGTGCAAATTCCGCACTCAGATACTTGGCTTCGAAGCGGAAGTCGGCGCCCCGCAAGAGAGCCATCACCACCATGTCGAGGGCATCGGCACCGGCAAGGCGCATCATCATGACCATGATCACCCTCATGATCACGATCACCACCATCACCACGATCACGGTCACCACCATGACCATGACCACGATCACCATCACGGCCATGGCTACAATCACGGGCATCACCATCACCCCTATCCGCATGCCGACCACCCGCTCGGCCCCCGGAGCATGAAAAAGACGTGA